The proteins below are encoded in one region of Stenotrophomonas bentonitica:
- the rsgA gene encoding ribosome small subunit-dependent GTPase A — translation MSEPIDFHALQTMGWPWAGAPELPAWQALFDAHPQARPGRVVEQHRTGYVVADAPGAAIKTESPAEWQRPRFPSHERAAVGDWVLLEGNLIVALLPRRTAIKRGAAGEHYHQQVIAANIDTVFIVCGLDSDFNPRRIERYLMLVGGGGARPVVVLTKADQTEYSEDALAVLEELAAQDIPLLAINGRDPASASALLPWLGAGQTVVLVGSSGAGKSTLTNTLLGYELMKTAEVRGNDSKGRHTTTHRALIPMPSGACLIDTPGMRELKPTGEEALGEVGFADVEALAEQCRFRDCAHQREPGCAVRAAIESGELDEERLLNYFKLKEEVAAAAAKLAVRQAQQALERKHVSKGAQWRPPGKKR, via the coding sequence ATGAGCGAACCGATCGACTTCCACGCCCTGCAGACCATGGGCTGGCCCTGGGCAGGCGCCCCCGAGCTGCCGGCCTGGCAGGCCCTGTTCGACGCCCACCCGCAGGCCCGCCCGGGCCGGGTGGTGGAACAGCACCGCACCGGCTACGTGGTGGCCGACGCCCCCGGCGCGGCAATCAAGACCGAATCGCCCGCCGAATGGCAGCGCCCGCGCTTCCCCAGCCACGAGCGTGCGGCGGTGGGCGACTGGGTGCTGCTGGAAGGCAACCTGATCGTGGCGTTGCTGCCCCGCCGTACCGCGATCAAGCGCGGTGCAGCGGGCGAGCATTACCACCAGCAGGTGATCGCGGCCAATATCGATACCGTGTTCATCGTCTGCGGGCTGGATTCGGACTTCAACCCGCGCCGGATCGAGCGTTACCTGATGCTGGTCGGCGGCGGTGGCGCGCGCCCGGTGGTGGTGCTGACCAAGGCCGACCAGACCGAATACAGTGAAGACGCCCTGGCCGTGCTCGAAGAGCTGGCCGCGCAGGACATCCCGCTGCTGGCCATCAACGGCCGCGACCCGGCCAGCGCCAGCGCGTTGCTGCCGTGGCTGGGCGCCGGGCAGACCGTGGTGCTGGTGGGTTCCTCCGGCGCCGGCAAGTCGACCCTGACCAATACGCTGCTCGGCTACGAGCTGATGAAGACCGCCGAAGTGCGCGGCAATGACTCCAAGGGCCGCCACACCACCACCCACCGCGCGCTGATTCCGATGCCGTCCGGCGCCTGCCTGATCGACACCCCCGGCATGCGCGAGCTCAAGCCCACCGGTGAAGAAGCGCTGGGCGAAGTGGGCTTTGCCGACGTCGAAGCGCTGGCCGAACAGTGCCGCTTCCGCGACTGCGCCCACCAGCGCGAGCCAGGCTGCGCGGTGCGTGCGGCCATCGAGTCGGGTGAGCTGGATGAAGAGCGGCTGCTGAACTACTTCAAGCTGAAGGAAGAAGTGGCCGCGGCCGCCGCCAAGCTGGCGGTGCGCCAGGCGCAGCAAGCGCTGGAGCGCAAGCATGTAAGCAAAGGCGCACAGTGGCGCCCCCCGGGCAAAAAACGCTGA
- a CDS encoding flavohemoglobin expression-modulating QEGLA motif protein, translating to MSIAPHRPPMTVDRDVTHHTALDARLVEAVGGIRLLTLTSWPASLQAPFLASVARGRPVLPVLEYPKLDFTDTRRELAALSAQCDLSHPLGLYIQRSAHSWDLAAGLLESLGTAEVDRYSVELFGSPEQPLPGNGPSTREAARHFIQIAQELDHELLAPEEQVPVSATALQLQLQSDLDAFFESRIISVQLDPELISKAAAGPTRIRLRTSARFSAYDRAQLFHHEALVHSLTALNGREQPHLPSLALSSPRVTATQEGLATFAEQITGSIDIERLKRISLRTEAIAMAREGADFIQVFRYFCDAGQNNEESFASAQRVFRGVPATGGAAFTKDTVYLRGLVSVHTFFRHMLAEDRLQNCRWLFAGKMSLTDAIDFAPLFEEGILRPPRWLPHWVSRANGLAGMLAFSLFANRIRMDQLAAE from the coding sequence ATGAGCATCGCTCCTCACCGCCCGCCGATGACCGTGGACCGGGATGTGACCCACCACACCGCGCTGGACGCCCGGTTGGTGGAGGCTGTTGGCGGCATCCGCCTGCTGACCCTGACCAGCTGGCCGGCCTCGCTGCAGGCCCCTTTTCTCGCCAGCGTGGCGCGCGGGCGCCCGGTCCTGCCGGTGCTGGAGTACCCCAAACTCGATTTCACCGACACCCGCCGCGAACTGGCCGCGCTCAGCGCCCAGTGCGACCTCAGCCATCCGCTGGGCCTGTACATCCAGCGCTCGGCCCACAGCTGGGACCTGGCCGCTGGCCTGCTCGAGTCCCTCGGTACCGCCGAAGTGGACCGCTACTCGGTGGAGCTGTTCGGCTCGCCGGAGCAGCCGCTACCCGGTAACGGCCCCAGCACCCGCGAGGCGGCCCGGCATTTCATACAGATCGCACAGGAGCTCGACCACGAGCTGCTGGCTCCGGAAGAACAGGTGCCCGTTTCGGCTACGGCCTTGCAGCTTCAGCTGCAGAGCGACCTGGACGCCTTCTTCGAATCGCGCATCATCAGCGTGCAGCTGGACCCGGAACTGATCTCCAAGGCCGCCGCCGGCCCCACCCGCATCCGCCTGCGCACCAGTGCGCGCTTCAGTGCCTACGATCGTGCGCAGCTGTTCCACCATGAAGCGCTGGTGCATTCGCTCACTGCGCTCAATGGTCGCGAACAGCCGCACCTGCCCAGCCTGGCGTTGTCGTCGCCGCGCGTGACGGCCACCCAGGAAGGGTTGGCTACTTTCGCCGAGCAGATCACCGGCAGCATCGACATCGAGCGGCTCAAGCGCATCAGCTTGCGTACCGAAGCCATTGCGATGGCGCGGGAGGGGGCGGACTTCATCCAGGTGTTCCGCTACTTCTGCGATGCGGGGCAGAACAACGAAGAGAGCTTCGCATCGGCGCAACGCGTGTTCCGCGGCGTACCCGCTACCGGCGGCGCGGCGTTCACCAAAGACACCGTTTACCTGCGCGGCCTGGTGTCCGTGCACACCTTCTTCCGCCACATGCTGGCAGAAGACCGCCTGCAGAACTGCCGCTGGTTGTTCGCCGGGAAGATGTCATTGACCGACGCAATTGATTTTGCGCCGCTGTTCGAAGAGGGCATCCTGCGCCCACCGCGCTGGCTGCCGCATTGGGTGAGTCGGGCCAATGGGTTGGCGGGGATGCTGGCGTTCTCGTTGTTTGCCAATAGGATCCGGATGGACCAGCTGGCTGCGGAGTGA
- the mauJ gene encoding methylamine utilization protein MauJ, with the protein MRTPYIPHAFGDAVDQKLRSQMGWFTGAVASSIPWPAKDVWIQYAGDDFILRGTDNGEQRLAPAITMPGAMQRRDECLSRLYRFTSVLGWFRHGFVDVVDIMHGSRATVFGVGTRLAHSSVGQSGSKSFDCNYMPIIEDENVRIALAFWREGERLSGVHDSYAFLSYFKVIESQYQDGRGRADWFTRNLDHLPEERAVARIAELRAAGEDVGRHLYDSGRNAVAHASFGGDIVDPDIPFDRRRIAADLVLMRELARRYIAHELNVPTARSVYASRNRLEPWEPLIDPQALATLKAGGTPDSALLELEGLRVGLRLWPDDPLPGLGAMTMRVDAVHEGAARVLLFNDRMTMMFALVLDFRNGQVHTQLDNSCLLQNDEHRPVEQDVRAFYTVFHRVIGNAVVELLLEGREPIDCEVVIPVNILPRNPTEAVEEAVEAFIRQQQ; encoded by the coding sequence ATGCGAACGCCATATATTCCCCATGCCTTTGGTGATGCTGTCGATCAGAAGCTTCGTAGCCAAATGGGATGGTTTACGGGAGCAGTTGCGTCGTCCATTCCCTGGCCAGCTAAGGACGTCTGGATCCAATACGCAGGTGACGATTTCATTCTTCGTGGAACGGATAATGGCGAACAGCGGCTGGCGCCAGCGATCACAATGCCGGGCGCCATGCAGCGGCGCGACGAATGTCTATCCAGGCTGTATCGCTTCACCTCGGTTCTGGGCTGGTTTCGCCATGGCTTCGTGGACGTAGTCGATATCATGCACGGGAGTCGGGCGACAGTCTTTGGCGTCGGAACTCGCCTGGCGCATTCCTCAGTCGGGCAGTCCGGGAGTAAGAGTTTCGACTGCAACTATATGCCAATCATCGAGGACGAGAATGTCCGGATCGCATTAGCCTTCTGGCGAGAGGGGGAAAGGTTGTCGGGTGTTCACGACAGCTATGCGTTCCTGAGCTATTTCAAGGTTATCGAGTCGCAGTATCAGGATGGACGAGGGCGGGCCGATTGGTTCACGAGAAACCTCGACCATTTACCTGAAGAGCGCGCAGTTGCTCGCATTGCGGAGCTGCGGGCGGCGGGCGAGGATGTTGGTCGTCACTTGTATGACAGTGGGCGCAATGCCGTGGCTCATGCATCGTTCGGCGGGGATATCGTCGATCCCGATATCCCCTTTGATCGGCGTCGCATTGCCGCAGACTTGGTCCTTATGAGGGAGCTGGCACGGCGCTACATCGCTCACGAATTGAACGTACCTACTGCTAGGTCAGTCTACGCGTCGCGTAATCGGCTGGAACCATGGGAGCCGCTCATTGATCCTCAGGCATTGGCGACGCTCAAGGCCGGCGGTACTCCCGACTCAGCTTTGCTTGAGCTAGAAGGGCTTCGAGTCGGATTGCGACTTTGGCCAGATGACCCGCTTCCAGGCCTCGGCGCCATGACGATGCGTGTGGATGCGGTCCATGAAGGCGCGGCTAGAGTGCTGCTATTTAATGATCGAATGACGATGATGTTTGCCCTTGTTCTGGATTTTCGGAACGGGCAGGTCCACACGCAGCTTGATAACAGTTGCCTCCTCCAGAACGACGAGCATCGTCCGGTCGAGCAAGACGTCCGGGCGTTCTATACGGTATTTCACCGCGTGATAGGAAACGCAGTCGTCGAACTCCTTCTGGAAGGTCGGGAGCCGATTGACTGCGAAGTGGTGATTCCTGTGAACATTCTTCCCCGCAATCCGACCGAGGCGGTTGAGGAAGCTGTGGAAGCTTTCATACGGCAACAGCAATGA
- a CDS encoding SGNH/GDSL hydrolase family protein, translating into MAVSYLALGDSYTIGEGVAPAGRWPVQLATALQEDGHVVAEPQIIATTGWTTDELDAGIDAAAPQGPFGFVSLLIGVNDQYRGRSVDDYRPRFTALLQRAIAFADNRPKRVLVLSIPDWGVTPFAREKGRDPAQIARELDAYNAAAKAICADHGVAFADITPVSRERGAEPAMLVEDGLHPSATMYTEWTRLALPVARTLLDDEAAR; encoded by the coding sequence GTGGCGGTGTCCTATCTGGCGCTGGGCGACTCGTACACCATCGGTGAAGGCGTGGCCCCGGCCGGGCGCTGGCCGGTGCAGCTGGCGACGGCGCTGCAGGAAGACGGCCACGTGGTGGCCGAACCGCAGATCATCGCCACCACCGGCTGGACCACCGACGAGCTGGATGCCGGCATCGATGCCGCCGCGCCGCAGGGCCCGTTCGGTTTCGTCAGCCTGCTGATCGGGGTCAACGACCAGTACCGTGGGCGCAGCGTGGACGACTACCGCCCGCGCTTCACCGCGCTGTTGCAGCGCGCGATCGCGTTCGCCGACAACCGCCCGAAGCGCGTACTGGTGCTGTCGATTCCCGACTGGGGCGTGACCCCGTTCGCACGCGAGAAGGGCCGCGACCCGGCGCAGATCGCACGCGAGCTGGACGCCTACAATGCCGCCGCGAAGGCGATCTGCGCCGACCATGGCGTGGCCTTCGCGGACATCACGCCCGTCAGCCGCGAACGCGGCGCCGAACCGGCGATGCTGGTCGAAGACGGCCTGCATCCGTCCGCCACGATGTACACCGAATGGACGCGCCTGGCCCTGCCGGTGGCGCGCACCCTCCTGGACGACGAGGCAGCACGCTGA
- a CDS encoding pyridoxal phosphate-dependent aminotransferase, which translates to MSTPPLKPLATRERLSEVRYEIRGELARRARELEAQGRKLIKLNIGNPGNFGFRAPEHLQRAIADDMGRTDPYTHQQGLPEAREAIAAAYARRGAPDAHPDRVFIGNGVSELIDLSLRALLNPGDEVLVPSPDYPLWSAATILNDGRPVYYRCAPENNFQPDPVEIESLVSSRTRAIVLINPNNPSGASYPRELLERIVAVATKHNLLLMVDEIYDQILYDGAQFQPVAPLAGDHPCITFSGLSKVHRACGWRVGWAMLSGAAERLGEFRAAMDLLSALRLCANVPGQYAIDAAVNGPDTVSALCAPGGRLYETRRAVIEACNASEHLSLVAPAGALYAFPAVVGDAARSFDDHDFALDLMNQEGVLVVPGSSFNVPYRHHFRVTLLPEAEVMRDVFARIDRALARRAEANTKVVPLKPRSAVA; encoded by the coding sequence ATGTCCACGCCCCCGCTGAAGCCGCTTGCTACCCGCGAGCGCCTGTCCGAAGTCCGCTACGAGATCCGGGGCGAACTGGCGCGGCGAGCGCGGGAGCTGGAGGCGCAGGGGCGCAAGCTTATCAAGCTGAACATCGGCAACCCGGGCAACTTCGGGTTCCGCGCGCCGGAACACCTGCAGCGCGCCATTGCCGACGACATGGGCCGCACCGACCCCTACACCCACCAGCAGGGCCTGCCCGAGGCACGCGAGGCGATTGCCGCCGCGTATGCCCGCCGTGGCGCCCCCGACGCGCACCCGGACCGGGTGTTCATCGGCAACGGGGTGAGCGAGCTGATCGACCTGTCGCTGCGCGCCCTGCTCAACCCCGGCGACGAAGTGCTGGTGCCCTCGCCCGACTATCCGCTGTGGTCGGCGGCGACCATCCTCAACGACGGCCGCCCGGTGTATTACCGCTGCGCGCCGGAGAACAACTTCCAGCCGGACCCGGTGGAAATCGAGTCACTGGTGTCCTCGCGCACCCGCGCGATCGTGCTGATCAACCCGAACAACCCCAGCGGCGCCAGCTATCCGCGCGAGCTGCTGGAGCGCATCGTGGCGGTGGCGACCAAGCACAACCTGCTGCTGATGGTCGATGAGATCTACGACCAGATCCTGTACGACGGCGCGCAGTTCCAGCCGGTAGCCCCGCTGGCCGGCGACCACCCCTGCATCACCTTCAGCGGCCTGAGCAAGGTGCATCGCGCCTGCGGCTGGCGCGTGGGCTGGGCGATGCTGTCCGGCGCCGCCGAGCGCCTGGGCGAGTTCCGCGCGGCGATGGACCTGCTCAGCGCGCTGCGCCTGTGCGCCAACGTGCCGGGCCAGTACGCCATCGACGCGGCCGTGAACGGGCCGGACACGGTGTCTGCGCTGTGCGCCCCCGGTGGACGCCTGTATGAAACCCGGCGTGCGGTGATCGAGGCCTGCAACGCCAGCGAACACCTTTCGCTGGTGGCCCCGGCCGGCGCGCTGTATGCGTTCCCGGCGGTGGTGGGCGATGCAGCGCGTAGTTTCGACGACCATGATTTCGCGCTGGACCTGATGAACCAGGAAGGCGTGCTGGTGGTACCCGGCTCGAGCTTCAATGTGCCCTACCGCCACCACTTCCGCGTGACCCTGCTGCCGGAGGCCGAAGTGATGCGCGATGTATTCGCGCGCATCGACCGGGCGCTGGCGCGCCGCGCCGAGGCCAATACCAAGGTGGTCCCGCTCAAGCCGCGCAGTGCGGTGGCCTGA